In Leptospira ellinghausenii, the following proteins share a genomic window:
- a CDS encoding synaptic vesicle VAT-1 family membrane protein, whose product MQREAYRIEKTGSIHNLQRKKELLPPTEGDEVTIEVKAIGLNFADVFSVYGLYSATPKGSFIPGLEFSGKIIKIGPNVKDFEVGDQVFGVTRFGAYTTHLNISEKTIFALPKDWSMQDGAAFAVQALTAYYALVPLAQVKEGDHVLVHSAAGGVGIMAGHIIQKKKAIAIGLVGDSRKFSILKEVGYEKFLVRSPNFKDEMKKILDGAPLKIVLECLGGRYFQDSYDLLAPMGRLVTYGSANFTPSKSFINWFSIVYSYLTRPKIDPLSMISDNKSVMGFNLIWLWNEIDDLRKHFSDLMMLSLPKQTIGHEFTFDSLHDALRSMQSGHTIGKIVINVP is encoded by the coding sequence ATGCAAAGAGAAGCCTACCGCATCGAAAAAACAGGATCCATTCACAACTTACAAAGAAAAAAAGAACTCTTACCTCCAACCGAAGGTGATGAAGTCACGATCGAAGTGAAAGCAATCGGACTAAACTTTGCTGATGTTTTTTCAGTTTATGGTTTGTACTCAGCAACTCCCAAGGGAAGTTTCATTCCTGGATTGGAATTTTCAGGAAAAATCATCAAAATAGGCCCAAATGTTAAGGATTTTGAGGTTGGTGACCAAGTTTTTGGAGTTACTCGGTTTGGTGCTTATACAACTCATCTCAACATTTCTGAGAAAACAATTTTTGCACTTCCAAAGGATTGGAGTATGCAAGATGGAGCTGCATTTGCAGTGCAAGCACTCACTGCATACTATGCACTCGTTCCACTCGCACAAGTAAAAGAAGGTGATCATGTTTTAGTTCATAGTGCTGCAGGTGGTGTTGGAATCATGGCAGGTCATATCATTCAGAAAAAAAAAGCAATTGCGATTGGACTTGTAGGTGATTCTCGTAAGTTTTCGATCTTAAAAGAGGTCGGTTATGAAAAATTTCTCGTTCGATCTCCTAATTTTAAAGATGAAATGAAAAAAATTCTAGATGGAGCACCATTAAAAATCGTTTTAGAATGTTTAGGTGGTCGTTATTTTCAGGACAGTTATGATCTTTTAGCACCAATGGGAAGACTTGTTACGTATGGTAGTGCAAACTTCACACCTTCAAAATCTTTCATCAATTGGTTTTCAATCGTGTATTCATACCTCACAAGACCAAAAATTGATCCATTATCAATGATTTCAGACAATAAATCGGTGATGGGATTCAATTTAATATGGTTGTGGAATGAAATTGATGATCTTCGAAAACATTTTTCGGATTTAATGATGTTATCGTTACCAAAACAAACGATTGGGCATGAGTTTACGTTCGATTCATTGCATGATGCACTCCGTTCGATGCAATCAGGTCATACAATTGGTAAGATTGTTATCAATGTTCCGTAG
- a CDS encoding suppressor of fused domain protein: protein MNPITPKVLYQEANPYGSFTAFLEDDGRTIYLYLQSHNNPEWPMKTLWVRNLIDAPDARKEEDFDLGLAPVLTQSEITDPKAQSTLSEDQIHFIWSEEGDAVALFVDEELQAYLPSWSGIKGIHGYSKFAKEEAPTASPLGDPNNGVIAERVKGNRKFWESVAEKDHWKKAQKLRLEFLESKLGKHETYWSADGGKYPSLGIASFLPKEFPGIKIFSTIGMSVQNQPSIELYHKEYENFSRIELVFAIQLLKDSPDKSETWIQHVLGEMVKFPWNTGIWFGHSHTIQNPRKDPDQLYLDFNWFVFRNITDELDQGSNEVLPKLNGLVTENGKRANFLFLTPIATEERICFMREGSQKFWETWKKEGYTFFHDSERRMLEF from the coding sequence ATGAATCCCATCACCCCAAAAGTTTTATACCAAGAAGCAAATCCTTATGGTTCATTCACTGCCTTCCTAGAAGATGATGGAAGAACCATTTATTTATACTTACAATCACATAACAATCCAGAGTGGCCGATGAAAACACTTTGGGTTCGTAACTTAATCGATGCGCCAGATGCAAGAAAGGAAGAAGATTTTGATTTGGGACTTGCACCAGTGTTAACACAATCAGAAATCACTGATCCCAAAGCGCAGTCTACCTTATCGGAAGACCAAATCCATTTTATTTGGTCAGAAGAAGGTGATGCAGTTGCATTATTTGTTGATGAGGAATTACAAGCGTACCTTCCCTCTTGGTCTGGAATTAAAGGCATTCATGGTTATTCAAAGTTTGCAAAAGAAGAAGCACCTACTGCTTCTCCACTCGGTGATCCTAACAACGGTGTGATTGCAGAACGTGTTAAAGGGAATCGTAAATTCTGGGAATCTGTTGCTGAGAAAGACCATTGGAAAAAAGCACAAAAACTAAGGTTGGAGTTTTTAGAATCCAAACTTGGAAAACACGAGACCTATTGGTCTGCAGATGGAGGAAAGTATCCATCACTTGGAATTGCTTCTTTTTTACCGAAAGAATTTCCAGGGATAAAAATTTTTTCAACAATTGGGATGAGTGTTCAAAACCAACCAAGTATTGAACTCTATCACAAAGAATATGAAAACTTTTCACGTATTGAACTTGTATTTGCCATCCAACTCTTAAAAGATTCTCCAGATAAATCAGAAACATGGATCCAACATGTTTTAGGTGAGATGGTGAAGTTCCCTTGGAATACAGGCATTTGGTTTGGACACTCGCATACGATTCAAAATCCACGCAAAGATCCTGATCAATTGTATTTGGATTTCAATTGGTTTGTTTTTAGAAATATCACAGATGAACTCGACCAAGGTTCGAATGAAGTGTTGCCAAAACTGAACGGACTGGTCACTGAGAATGGAAAACGTGCAAACTTTCTTTTTTTAACACCTATAGCAACAGAAGAACGGATCTGTTTTATGAGAGAAGGGTCACAAAAGTTTTGGGAGACTTGGAAAAAAGAAGGTTATACTTTTTTTCATGATTCCGAAAGGCGAATGTTAGAATTCTAG
- a CDS encoding alpha-ketoglutarate-dependent dioxygenase AlkB family protein: MNLFQQNPATNLLPFDGTLLYIPDFLDSETSQNYFETFQNSIEWKQDEAILYGKHIITKRSVAWYAENGFSYRYSGTTKKAIPWTEELLSLKDQVETKTNEKFNSCLLNLYHDGREGMAWHSDDETSLKQNSTIASVSLGIERIFRFKHKKKNTLVELRLEPGSLLLMKDEIQIHWLHSLPKTLKIKRPRINLTFRQFGNV, translated from the coding sequence ATGAATTTATTCCAACAAAATCCAGCGACTAATCTTCTGCCTTTTGACGGAACTTTGTTGTACATCCCAGATTTTTTAGATTCAGAAACGAGCCAAAATTATTTTGAAACCTTTCAAAATTCGATCGAGTGGAAACAAGATGAAGCGATCCTGTATGGCAAACATATCATTACCAAAAGGAGCGTTGCATGGTATGCGGAAAATGGATTTTCGTATCGGTATTCAGGAACAACCAAAAAAGCAATCCCTTGGACTGAAGAACTTCTCAGTTTAAAAGACCAAGTTGAAACAAAAACAAATGAAAAATTCAATTCGTGCCTCTTAAATTTATACCATGATGGAAGAGAGGGAATGGCGTGGCATAGCGATGATGAAACTTCTCTCAAACAAAATTCAACGATTGCTTCTGTGAGTTTGGGTATAGAACGTATTTTTAGATTCAAACATAAGAAAAAAAATACTCTTGTGGAATTGAGATTGGAACCAGGAAGTTTACTCCTTATGAAGGATGAAATCCAAATCCATTGGCTTCATTCTTTACCAAAAACTCTCAAGATTAAACGGCCTAGGATCAATTTAACCTTTCGTCAATTTGGGAATGTTTAA
- a CDS encoding DUF4269 domain-containing protein, whose amino-acid sequence MQSLETNPFLLPDYLRMGNPRQQELWEDLEKWKILKNLIGFKPILAGTIPIGIDTKNSDVDILAKFNVPSHLQKICYAKFRNLPNYSFSEKTISLRVTLICRFSTPKFNYEIFAQSIEPTEQYAWIHMIVENRFLNFANQSFRENILSLKESGKKTEHAFCELLGLSGDPFKTLLQWNQKSDDDYKELLSKQGYLNS is encoded by the coding sequence ATGCAATCGTTAGAAACCAATCCGTTTTTGTTACCTGACTACTTGCGGATGGGAAATCCCAGACAACAAGAATTGTGGGAGGATTTAGAGAAATGGAAAATTCTAAAAAACTTAATTGGTTTTAAACCGATTCTCGCTGGAACAATCCCCATCGGAATTGATACAAAGAATAGTGATGTAGATATACTCGCGAAATTCAATGTTCCTTCTCATCTGCAAAAAATCTGTTATGCAAAGTTTCGAAATTTGCCCAATTATTCCTTTTCTGAAAAAACAATTTCCCTTCGAGTAACATTAATTTGCCGATTCTCTACCCCTAAATTTAATTATGAAATATTTGCGCAATCAATTGAACCAACCGAACAATATGCATGGATTCATATGATAGTTGAAAATAGATTTTTAAATTTTGCAAACCAATCATTTCGCGAAAATATTCTAAGTTTAAAAGAAAGTGGTAAAAAAACAGAACATGCTTTTTGTGAATTATTAGGTTTAAGCGGAGATCCTTTCAAAACATTACTCCAATGGAATCAGAAATCGGATGATGATTACAAAGAATTATTATCCAAACAAGGATATTTAAACTCTTAA
- a CDS encoding SDR family oxidoreductase yields MKSINAEMPVVVTGGSGYIASWIVKYLLEDGKKVKTTIRSLKDTSKIQHLLDLKEKFKDNLTLFEADLMLDGSFDKAIEGAELVIHTASPFFVAGVKDAKKQLIEPALQGTRNVLESCNRISTVKRVVLTSSVAAIHGDNIDSLLVPNQTFTEDHWNTTSSLTHQPYAYSKTLAEKEAWEIQKKQSRWDLVVINPSFVMGPSVSKRLDGTSVEFMRNMLKGIFRTGVPDTKMGFVDVRDVARAHILAGFNPNAKGRHITSSEVLPMLGFAKIIKENFGNKYSVPTGTLPKALVYLIGPFFGLSWGYTKNNIGQPLNLSNEYSKTDLGLTYRSLKDTIIDHVSQMETAGLL; encoded by the coding sequence ATGAAATCGATTAATGCAGAAATGCCCGTTGTTGTCACTGGAGGTTCAGGATACATTGCTTCCTGGATCGTGAAATATTTGTTAGAAGATGGGAAGAAAGTAAAAACTACTATTCGAAGTTTAAAAGATACATCAAAAATTCAACATTTATTGGACTTAAAAGAAAAGTTCAAAGACAATCTAACTTTGTTTGAAGCTGATTTAATGTTGGACGGTAGTTTTGATAAAGCCATAGAGGGTGCAGAGTTGGTAATCCATACTGCATCACCTTTTTTTGTCGCAGGCGTCAAAGATGCAAAAAAACAATTAATTGAACCAGCATTACAAGGGACACGCAATGTTCTCGAATCGTGTAATCGAATTTCTACTGTTAAACGAGTAGTTTTGACTTCAAGTGTTGCTGCCATTCATGGCGACAATATTGATTCTTTGTTAGTTCCTAACCAAACATTTACAGAAGATCATTGGAATACAACAAGTAGTTTGACTCACCAACCATATGCTTATTCCAAGACATTAGCTGAAAAAGAAGCTTGGGAAATTCAAAAGAAACAATCACGTTGGGATTTGGTTGTCATCAACCCTTCATTTGTAATGGGCCCATCAGTTTCCAAACGTTTGGATGGAACTAGTGTTGAGTTTATGCGAAACATGTTAAAAGGGATTTTTCGCACGGGTGTTCCCGATACAAAAATGGGTTTTGTGGATGTAAGAGATGTCGCAAGGGCTCATATCTTAGCAGGATTTAATCCCAATGCAAAAGGAAGACATATCACTTCTTCTGAAGTTTTACCTATGTTAGGTTTTGCAAAAATCATTAAGGAAAATTTTGGAAACAAATATTCCGTTCCAACTGGTACCCTTCCAAAAGCACTCGTTTATTTGATTGGTCCATTTTTTGGTTTATCTTGGGGTTATACAAAAAATAATATTGGCCAACCGTTAAACTTAAGCAATGAATATAGCAAAACGGATTTAGGACTCACCTATCGTTCGCTAAAAGATACGATCATAGACCATGTAAGCCAAATGGAAACTGCTGGATTGTTGTAA
- a CDS encoding gamma-glutamyltransferase family protein, which produces MNRYIQQSFFIICSLIFFQCLGSRRPLVPGYVDPQGNTRNVSVGNRYMVATGNPIATKAAIKVLEEGGNAVDAAVAALLVLNVTNGEAASFPSVAPTLVYDKKSGQVKSYIGAGTAPKKATIQWFKEKGYEVMPKNSILSQLLPASPDVIVRLLQDHGTKSFSELVEPAIRTAEEGFPANKILVKNLDLPLYKRLGFTILMPYNSEVYLEKKWWYSIREGELTKRSDLANTWKLMANEEKLALKKGNSRNQALEAVRNYFYKGPISDVIVKLHEEKGGLFTKEDLKNYSGGWEKPVVGEFREYQILANQTWTQGPVVPMVLQMLDGVDLKSMGHNSPEYIHTVSQAIELAIADRETYFGDPKYVDVPLDGLLSKQYAKMRRLLFQKSAFGKTPPNGNPWLYSKQKSKSTIIPSNNEENHSVSEIKYGKDTTYISIVDSFGNAVSLTPSDFPQSPMVPGTGLTLGIRMTQFRLDPNHPSSLVPGKRPRITPNPGMVLKNGKLWMSFGTPGGDVQSQAMIQFFLNVVVFGMDPQKAVEAPRFRSVNWPDSFSPHVYRPGGIELESSLYQAVSDSLKEKGYKVYEKGNLDNDFGAVCAVLNDDKNRRLLGVSDPREVSWAEGK; this is translated from the coding sequence ATGAATCGATATATCCAACAAAGCTTTTTTATTATTTGTTCACTGATTTTCTTCCAATGTTTAGGGAGCAGAAGGCCTCTTGTGCCTGGGTATGTAGACCCACAAGGAAATACTCGTAATGTAAGCGTTGGCAATCGATATATGGTTGCCACAGGAAACCCGATAGCGACAAAAGCAGCAATCAAAGTATTGGAAGAGGGTGGTAATGCAGTGGATGCTGCTGTTGCAGCCTTATTAGTGTTAAATGTAACAAATGGTGAAGCCGCTAGTTTTCCGTCCGTTGCACCAACTTTGGTTTACGATAAAAAATCGGGGCAAGTAAAAAGTTATATAGGAGCAGGTACAGCTCCAAAAAAAGCAACAATTCAGTGGTTTAAAGAGAAAGGTTATGAGGTGATGCCAAAAAATTCTATATTGTCACAATTGTTACCTGCGTCTCCTGATGTCATCGTACGTTTGTTACAGGATCATGGAACCAAATCCTTTTCCGAATTAGTGGAACCTGCAATTCGAACAGCAGAAGAGGGATTTCCAGCTAACAAAATCCTTGTGAAGAATTTAGATTTACCTTTGTATAAAAGATTGGGTTTCACTATTTTAATGCCTTATAACTCGGAAGTATATTTAGAAAAAAAATGGTGGTATTCCATTCGTGAAGGTGAACTAACAAAACGAAGTGATTTAGCAAATACTTGGAAATTGATGGCAAATGAGGAGAAGTTGGCACTTAAAAAAGGGAATAGCAGAAATCAAGCGCTAGAAGCAGTTAGGAATTATTTTTATAAAGGGCCCATCTCAGATGTGATTGTCAAACTTCATGAAGAAAAGGGTGGTCTGTTTACTAAAGAAGATCTGAAAAATTATTCTGGAGGATGGGAAAAACCAGTTGTAGGTGAGTTCCGTGAATACCAAATTTTAGCAAACCAAACTTGGACACAAGGTCCAGTTGTTCCAATGGTTTTGCAGATGTTAGATGGGGTTGACTTAAAATCAATGGGTCATAATTCTCCTGAATATATACACACTGTCTCACAAGCCATAGAACTTGCCATTGCTGATCGTGAAACATATTTTGGTGATCCAAAGTATGTTGATGTTCCATTGGATGGTTTGTTATCAAAACAGTATGCAAAAATGCGACGTTTACTTTTTCAAAAATCTGCATTTGGGAAAACCCCTCCAAATGGAAATCCTTGGTTGTATTCCAAACAGAAATCCAAGTCCACAATAATTCCATCTAACAATGAAGAGAATCATTCAGTAAGTGAAATCAAATATGGTAAAGATACTACATATATAAGTATCGTTGACTCATTTGGAAATGCAGTCTCTTTAACTCCAAGTGATTTTCCTCAGTCACCAATGGTTCCTGGAACAGGTCTTACACTTGGCATACGGATGACTCAATTTCGTTTGGATCCAAATCATCCATCATCTCTTGTACCTGGCAAACGGCCTCGAATTACACCTAATCCCGGTATGGTTTTAAAAAATGGAAAGTTATGGATGAGTTTTGGAACACCTGGTGGTGATGTACAAAGCCAAGCAATGATTCAGTTCTTTTTAAATGTTGTTGTGTTTGGAATGGACCCTCAAAAAGCAGTAGAAGCTCCAAGGTTTCGTTCCGTGAATTGGCCCGATAGTTTTTCTCCACATGTTTACCGGCCAGGAGGAATCGAATTGGAATCATCATTATACCAAGCGGTTTCCGATTCATTGAAGGAAAAAGGGTATAAGGTTTATGAAAAAGGAAATTTAGATAATGATTTTGGTGCCGTTTGTGCTGTGTTAAATGATGATAAGAACAGACGATTGTTAGGTGTTTCTGACCCAAGAGAAGTATCGTGGGCGGAAGGAAAGTAA
- a CDS encoding MBL fold metallo-hydrolase, with product MKENKIELLLRKLTNFTACTIFLSFGTGCVLQSSGDLRYYESFFRHENQNTPIQYGKVRVTFLGTTSILIDDGETQILTDGFFTRPSLWKTAFSKIESDQEIIQSVLDKAKIHRLKGIFVCHSHYDHVMDAPFVAKATNAKLYGSSSTINVGIGAGLNKENLELFQVGKPVKLGKFSITVLESKHTPPFRIFGKTNATDPNFPNILSPLSQPVKAMDYIEGGTFDFLIQHGKHKILIKSSTNFITGAFDQINVDVLFLGIAQLSLQPVSFQETYYNQTVQKLKPSLVVPIHWDNFFLPLAKPLEPNLKLGDDFESNMNILLQRTSKDQIQVQLLQGFESIDLF from the coding sequence ATGAAAGAAAATAAGATAGAATTGCTTTTAAGAAAATTGACCAATTTTACTGCATGTACAATTTTTTTGTCGTTTGGAACTGGTTGTGTTTTACAATCTTCTGGGGATTTACGATACTATGAATCGTTTTTCCGACATGAAAATCAAAATACCCCGATTCAGTATGGAAAGGTTAGAGTGACTTTTTTAGGAACCACATCCATCCTGATTGATGATGGAGAAACTCAAATTCTGACGGATGGATTTTTTACGAGACCTTCCCTTTGGAAAACTGCTTTTTCTAAAATTGAATCAGACCAAGAGATCATCCAATCCGTTTTGGACAAGGCAAAGATCCATCGTTTAAAGGGAATTTTTGTCTGCCATTCTCATTACGATCATGTTATGGATGCTCCATTTGTTGCCAAAGCCACCAATGCAAAGTTATATGGGTCTAGTTCTACAATCAATGTAGGAATTGGTGCTGGATTAAACAAAGAAAACTTGGAATTGTTCCAAGTGGGAAAACCAGTAAAACTAGGAAAATTTTCCATTACTGTTTTAGAATCAAAACACACACCTCCATTTCGCATTTTTGGAAAAACAAATGCTACGGATCCAAATTTTCCCAATATCCTATCTCCACTTTCCCAACCAGTAAAGGCAATGGATTATATCGAAGGAGGAACTTTTGATTTTCTCATCCAACATGGAAAACATAAAATCTTAATCAAAAGTAGTACCAATTTTATAACAGGAGCATTTGACCAAATCAATGTGGATGTATTGTTTTTGGGAATCGCACAGTTGTCATTACAACCCGTAAGTTTTCAAGAAACCTATTACAATCAAACGGTACAAAAATTAAAACCAAGTTTGGTAGTTCCCATCCATTGGGATAATTTTTTTCTACCTTTGGCCAAACCATTGGAACCAAATTTGAAATTAGGTGATGATTTTGAATCCAATATGAATATTTTACTACAGAGGACATCCAAAGATCAAATCCAAGTGCAGTTATTACAAGGTTTTGAAAGTATTGATTTGTTTTGA
- a CDS encoding type 1 glutamine amidotransferase domain-containing protein, producing MNGSFFQNQISIIKSFLFSFLFKTNPANFLNESKKGLRFVFLVPILYLSVSNSMVAKEKIRPKILVVMSAANTVLIDGYKNHPTGVFLGELYEPIQKLKKDGVDFVFATPGGKKATIDPESLKEKYWESTELKNEALQFVSSSSSFQNPIPLEQTIKEHKIYIGLLIPGGQGLMTDLLYDRDIPKIFKLFHENQRPIGLVCHAPALLTTLNQNPNFGEFIFKGYKVNSVTKMEEWFIETFVMKGSPKVRNISTLLDQSGMVYESSFLPGRSHAIRDRNLITSQNPFSGFEFTELYAKAILEYSKKNSF from the coding sequence ATGAATGGATCATTTTTTCAAAATCAAATATCAATCATAAAAAGTTTTTTGTTTTCGTTTTTATTTAAAACAAATCCAGCAAATTTTTTAAACGAATCGAAGAAGGGACTTCGCTTTGTTTTCCTTGTTCCAATCCTTTACTTAAGTGTTTCGAATTCTATGGTTGCAAAGGAAAAAATTCGTCCGAAAATACTCGTGGTCATGAGTGCCGCCAACACTGTTTTGATAGATGGGTACAAAAACCACCCAACGGGTGTATTTCTTGGAGAACTCTATGAACCGATTCAGAAACTAAAAAAAGATGGAGTTGATTTTGTTTTTGCCACCCCAGGCGGTAAAAAAGCGACCATTGATCCGGAAAGTCTGAAGGAAAAGTATTGGGAATCAACAGAGTTAAAAAATGAAGCTCTCCAGTTTGTTTCATCTTCTTCGTCCTTCCAAAATCCTATCCCATTGGAACAAACGATCAAGGAACACAAAATTTATATCGGTTTACTCATACCTGGTGGACAGGGTTTGATGACTGATTTGTTATACGACAGAGATATTCCAAAAATTTTTAAACTATTTCACGAGAACCAACGACCAATTGGGCTCGTATGCCATGCACCAGCCCTCCTCACAACACTAAATCAAAATCCTAACTTTGGAGAATTTATTTTCAAAGGTTATAAAGTGAACTCTGTCACGAAAATGGAAGAGTGGTTTATTGAAACATTTGTTATGAAAGGATCACCCAAGGTAAGAAACATTTCCACGTTATTGGATCAATCGGGCATGGTATATGAATCTTCCTTTTTACCAGGAAGGAGTCATGCGATAAGGGATCGAAATTTAATCACTTCACAAAATCCATTTTCTGGATTTGAATTTACTGAATTGTATGCGAAAGCGATTTTGGAGTATTCAAAAAAGAATTCTTTTTAA
- a CDS encoding Crp/Fnr family transcriptional regulator: MQKQTEQNSFLPKFEASGKRISVRKKEIFIKQNQTSDTIGYVKEGAFKLVYKNDKKEWIKSFLFEGSILGSIPSILQKKPSTYSIIAIEPSEVFILPAKELITFFDTEIDYKTYMIQFLTNLYLKKEKRVADFLLLDANQRYKEMIAEYKQNLVRISQIDQSAYLGITNVALSRIKKNSFLNTPKSLSHTIQ; this comes from the coding sequence ATGCAAAAACAAACCGAACAAAATTCCTTTTTACCAAAATTTGAAGCTTCCGGTAAAAGAATTTCGGTTCGAAAAAAAGAAATCTTTATCAAACAAAATCAAACTTCGGATACTATCGGTTATGTGAAGGAAGGTGCTTTTAAACTCGTTTACAAAAATGATAAAAAAGAATGGATTAAATCTTTTTTGTTTGAAGGATCCATACTAGGAAGTATTCCGAGCATCTTACAGAAAAAACCGAGTACCTATTCTATTATAGCCATTGAACCTTCAGAAGTTTTTATTTTACCAGCAAAGGAATTGATCACCTTCTTTGATACCGAAATAGATTACAAAACGTATATGATCCAATTCCTTACGAACTTATATTTAAAAAAAGAAAAACGTGTAGCTGATTTTTTATTACTCGATGCCAACCAAAGGTATAAGGAGATGATAGCAGAATACAAACAAAACCTCGTTCGGATTTCCCAAATAGACCAATCAGCCTATTTAGGAATTACAAATGTTGCCTTAAGTAGGATTAAAAAGAATTCTTTTTTGAATACTCCAAAATCGCTTTCGCATACAATTCAGTAA
- the trxA gene encoding thioredoxin — MPETYPKSFETLLQTHEKPILVDFWAPWCGPCKMVAPELEKLAKDWKGKVSIIKVNTDEKQEIANRYGISGIPTFILFKNGKEVHRISGAMRSEEFKKVFGGFI; from the coding sequence ATGCCAGAGACCTATCCCAAAAGTTTTGAAACCTTACTCCAAACACATGAGAAACCAATCCTTGTGGATTTTTGGGCACCTTGGTGTGGACCATGTAAGATGGTGGCACCAGAACTTGAAAAACTTGCCAAAGATTGGAAAGGGAAAGTTTCCATCATCAAAGTGAATACGGACGAAAAACAAGAGATTGCAAACAGATATGGAATTTCCGGTATCCCTACATTTATCTTATTTAAGAATGGGAAAGAAGTTCATCGTATTTCTGGTGCTATGCGAAGTGAAGAGTTTAAAAAGGTGTTCGGTGGTTTCATTTAG
- a CDS encoding NADase-type glycan-binding domain-containing protein has product MKKVIFTLLSFVMLLCKNGPVETSIVIERIQAASSADGTNPINVFIPGKHWKPETSLDGITIFFSNGAKWNQAGKTDGRAYFNEISIECQEKKGYVSFYKDGSYATNFDCSKETPLKIKSNGIHVIYLLPDGANGIKTVSFFKNGKKLDVLYPEPIEGQVTASSTLPNYPAYGMFDGSIDFAWVEGVKTDGVGESFKVELENQIDLAGIEIFNGYQRLDALFYKNGSVTELLVSNGIDSFTLPIADKQGGQRIFFPKILSGKTFTFTIQKVRTGKTWKDTVIAEIIFLGENGKRFTVLDQNANQFKDEILKKSKNTILAGVVNKAYFADIPEGRMDYVFRSNGSFVIWLDDLKEKRVLDGNWVFLEANATEAKIKIFGRDHKVVTQSLDSNSPYSETTEEKSTVIFGDTLLVKKSGNGIQMVGKKVQISN; this is encoded by the coding sequence TTGAAAAAAGTAATCTTTACTCTTTTGTCATTCGTAATGTTACTCTGTAAAAATGGCCCCGTCGAAACGTCGATTGTTATCGAACGGATCCAAGCAGCATCATCTGCTGATGGAACAAATCCAATCAACGTTTTCATTCCAGGTAAACATTGGAAACCAGAGACTAGTTTGGATGGGATCACTATCTTTTTTTCCAATGGTGCCAAATGGAACCAAGCAGGGAAAACAGATGGGCGTGCTTATTTTAATGAAATCTCCATTGAATGCCAAGAGAAAAAAGGATATGTTTCCTTTTACAAAGATGGAAGTTACGCTACAAACTTTGATTGTTCCAAAGAAACTCCCTTAAAAATCAAATCCAATGGTATCCATGTGATTTATCTTTTGCCCGATGGAGCAAATGGAATCAAAACTGTTTCCTTTTTTAAAAATGGAAAAAAACTCGATGTTTTATACCCAGAACCAATAGAGGGACAAGTTACAGCAAGTAGTACACTGCCTAATTATCCCGCCTATGGTATGTTTGATGGAAGTATCGATTTTGCATGGGTGGAAGGTGTAAAAACGGATGGAGTCGGTGAATCCTTCAAAGTAGAACTCGAGAATCAAATTGATCTAGCTGGAATCGAAATATTCAACGGTTACCAAAGATTAGATGCACTTTTTTATAAAAATGGATCTGTAACGGAATTACTTGTGTCAAATGGAATCGATTCTTTTACGCTTCCGATCGCTGACAAACAAGGTGGGCAAAGGATATTTTTTCCGAAAATCCTTTCTGGAAAAACTTTCACTTTTACCATTCAAAAGGTGAGGACAGGGAAAACTTGGAAAGATACTGTCATTGCAGAGATCATTTTCTTAGGAGAAAATGGAAAACGTTTCACCGTGTTGGACCAAAATGCAAATCAATTCAAAGATGAAATTTTGAAAAAATCAAAAAACACAATTTTGGCAGGTGTTGTTAACAAAGCTTACTTTGCAGACATACCGGAAGGAAGAATGGATTATGTATTTAGATCAAATGGTTCCTTCGTGATTTGGTTAGATGATTTAAAAGAAAAACGTGTGTTAGATGGAAATTGGGTTTTTTTGGAGGCGAATGCCACTGAAGCCAAAATCAAAATTTTTGGACGGGATCATAAAGTGGTAACCCAAAGTTTAGATTCAAACAGCCCATATTCAGAAACCACTGAAGAAAAATCGACAGTGATCTTCGGTGATACTCTACTTGTGAAAAAATCAGGGAACGGCATCCAAATGGTGGGCAAAAAAGTCCAAATTTCGAATTAA